In a genomic window of Cryptococcus depauperatus CBS 7841 chromosome 8, complete sequence:
- a CDS encoding mitochondrial distribution and morphology protein 10 has protein sequence MIPFSAFILRNYYAAIGWNEDNFYSSLTRSSTALLDFQIPQSLILQLANAPTPVFFTSYGLDALPQLNGSISYITTSEALQEIGPGRSITFKDVVERFRVYPPPKRPLPKDEIWLGGKRIEGRDYLFYSRLHLPSLHLSGLATTRLTPTLQAHLAFLSQPAPPSPTRPTSPQTPPSHSRQLSEPSTPNPPPTPGNVFFTLQHDTGRYCGEYTYSAQDGMFGIRGLYNFAWQVESAKTEPKVEDEKEGRRIDEEEMMEGGLRGRLSAGGEVYFSAKQRSFGISTGLRFTTIPPILPLSSNSPPPSPPTTLTLLYNPLIGFLSSSYAAQVSPTVALATRFGVNVYSYESDLSIGGEWWIGRRRDIRSMAHDEVGKASSASDSVVDSVNTAIKEEHDSMGSMLKSASLREASLREEAVEDVESKTQLDSPLPIVTDANARMVLQKAAPRIFQQSVQDERDGILKARLLGNWQISLLYEARIKNCLVSAGVISNLTDKKRPIKSIGLEVQYFS, from the exons ATGATCCCATTCTCTGCCTTT ATCCTTCGCAACTATTATGCCGCTATTGGATGGAATGAGGACAACTTTTACAGCTCTCTGACACGCTCGTCAACAG CTCTCCT AGACTTTCAGATACCTCAATCCCTCATACTTCAGCTCGCCAACGCACCTACGCCAGTGTTTTTTACTTCATACGGACTTGACGCGCTTCCTCAGCTCAATGGATCAATATCCTACATTACAACTTCTGAGGCGTTGCAAGAG ATTGGGCCCGGTCGCTCTATCACATTCAAAGATGTAGTAGAGCGTTTCAGGGTGTACCCACCACCCAAAAGACCACTgccaaaagatgagatttgGCTTggagggaaaaggattGAAGGCCGAG ATTACCTATTTTATTCCAGATTGCACCTCCCTTCACTCCATCTCTCTGGTTTGGCAACAACGCGTCTAACTCCAACacttcaagctcatcttGCGTTTCTCTCACAGCCTGCTCCTCCATCACCAACCCGACCTACATCTCCTCAAACCCCCCCTTCTCATTCTCGCCAACTTTCTGAACCCTCTACGCCAAACCCGCCACCAACTCCCGGAAATGTTTTTTTCACTCTGCAACATGATACGGGTAGATATTGTGGAGAATATACTTACTCTGCCCAAGATGGTATGTTTGGTATTAGAGGTCTCTACAACTTTGCTTGGCAGGTGGAAAGTGCAAAAACAGAACCCAAagtggaagatgagaaagaagggaggaggatagatgaagaggaaatgaTGGAGGGTGGATTGAGAGGCAGACTATCGGCCGGTGGCGAGGTGTATTTTTCTGCAAAGCAACGAAGTTTTGGGA TTTCCACAGGCCTACGATTCACCACTATTCCGCCGATCCTACCTTTATCGTCGAATTCTCCTCCACCATCTCCGCCAACTACTTTGACTCTTCTTTATAACCCCCTCATCGGGTTTTTGTCATCCTCTTATGCGGCACAGGTCTCGCCCACTGTTGCTCTTGCTACTCGTTTTGGGGTCAATGTCTATTCTTATGAGAGTGATCTAAGCATTGGCGGGGAGTGGTGGAtaggaaggaggagagatATAAGAAGCATGGCACACGACGAAGTTGGAAAAGCATCATCAGCATCAGATAGTGTTGTGGACTCGGTAAACACAGCGATAAAGGAAGAGCATGACTCAATGGGCTCGATGCTGAAATCAGCATCATTGAGAGAAGCCAGTTTGAGGGAGGAAGCTgtggaagatgttgaaagcAAAACGCAATTGGACTCGCCATTACCTATCGTTACGGATGCTAACGCAAGGATGGTATTGCAGAAGGCAGCGCCAAGGATATTTCAGCAATCAGTACAAGACGAGAGGGATGGGATATTGAAGGCGAGACTACTAGGCAACTGG CAAATTTCGCTATTATATGAGGCTAGGATTAAGAATTGCCTCGTTTCTGCAGGTGTCATATCCAATTTGACAGACAAGAAGCGTCCAATAAAGAGTATAGGCCTAGAGGTGCAGTACTTTTCATGA